One region of Chryseobacterium sp. SORGH_AS_0447 genomic DNA includes:
- a CDS encoding GDP-L-fucose synthase, translated as MSKESKIYIAGHRGMVGSAIWRQLTEKGYTHLIGLTSRELDLKDQKAVAKFFETEKPDVVIDAAAKVGGILANNSYPYQFLMENMQIQNNLIDSSLKNDIEKFIFLGSSCIYPKLAPQPLKEEYLLTDSLEPTNEWYAVAKITGIKAVESIRKQFDKDYVSLMPTNLYGTHDNFDLNTSHVLPAMIRKFHEAKENDHAPVTLWGSGTPMREFLFVDDMAGSVIFALENKLPEHLYNVGTGVDLTIKDLAELIQKVTGHTGEILWDSEKPDGTPRKLMDVSKMHELGWKHKVELEDGITKTYHWFLDNINSFKQVKMS; from the coding sequence ATTTCAAAAGAATCCAAAATATATATTGCAGGACATCGAGGTATGGTAGGATCTGCAATCTGGAGACAGTTAACGGAGAAAGGATATACTCATTTGATTGGCTTAACCAGTCGTGAACTAGACCTTAAAGATCAAAAAGCAGTAGCCAAGTTTTTTGAAACTGAAAAACCGGATGTGGTGATTGATGCAGCAGCAAAAGTTGGTGGAATATTGGCTAATAACTCTTATCCTTATCAGTTTTTGATGGAAAATATGCAGATTCAGAATAACCTGATTGATTCTTCACTGAAAAATGATATTGAAAAATTTATTTTTTTGGGTTCATCCTGTATCTATCCTAAATTGGCACCGCAACCGTTAAAAGAAGAATATTTGCTTACAGATTCTCTGGAACCCACCAACGAATGGTACGCCGTAGCTAAAATTACAGGAATCAAAGCAGTTGAATCCATCAGGAAACAGTTTGACAAAGACTATGTTTCCCTGATGCCTACCAACCTGTATGGCACGCATGATAATTTCGATTTGAATACCTCACATGTGTTACCTGCTATGATCAGAAAATTTCATGAAGCGAAGGAAAACGATCATGCACCTGTAACATTGTGGGGATCAGGAACGCCTATGAGAGAATTTCTGTTTGTCGACGATATGGCCGGTTCTGTTATCTTTGCTTTAGAAAATAAACTTCCGGAACATTTATATAATGTAGGAACAGGAGTTGATTTAACAATTAAAGATTTAGCAGAACTTATTCAAAAAGTTACCGGGCATACAGGGGAAATTCTGTGGGATTCAGAAAAACCTGATGGTACTCCGAGAAAATTAATGGATGTATCAAAAATGCACGAATTAGGTTGGAAACATAAAGTAGAACTTGAAGATGGAATTACAAAAACGTATCATTGGTTCTTAGACAATATCAACAGCTTTAAGCAGGTAAAAATGTCTTGA
- the gmd gene encoding GDP-mannose 4,6-dehydratase has product MKTALITGVTGQDGSYLSELLLEKGYKVHGIKRRASSFNTQRIDHLYQDQHEQNVNFTLHYGDLTDSMNVIRIIQEVQPDEIYNLGAMSHVKVSFDSPEYVANVDGIGTLRILEAVRILGLEKKTRIYQASTSELYGGLPENKNEKGFYDENSPFYPRSPYGAAKIYGFWITKNYREAYGMFACNGILFNHESPRRGETFVTRKITMATAAIAKGKQECLYLGNLNALRDWGHAKDYVEAMWRILQQDKPEDFVIAMGETTSVRDFVRMAFSEIGVELAFEGENESEVAKVVSCSNPLYQLELGKTVVSVDPEYYRPTEVDLLIGDPTKSKTQLGWVPQYDLAGLVREMVESDLKLY; this is encoded by the coding sequence ATGAAGACAGCATTAATCACAGGAGTTACCGGACAGGACGGTTCATATTTGTCAGAATTATTATTAGAAAAAGGATATAAAGTTCATGGTATTAAAAGAAGAGCATCTTCGTTCAATACACAGAGAATCGACCATTTATACCAGGATCAGCATGAGCAGAATGTAAACTTTACTTTGCATTATGGGGATTTGACGGATTCTATGAACGTCATCAGAATCATTCAGGAAGTACAACCGGATGAAATTTATAATCTGGGAGCAATGTCCCATGTAAAGGTATCGTTTGATTCACCGGAATATGTTGCCAATGTTGATGGTATCGGTACTTTAAGAATTCTTGAAGCTGTTCGTATTTTAGGATTGGAAAAAAAGACCAGGATTTATCAGGCTTCTACCTCTGAACTCTATGGCGGCCTACCGGAAAATAAAAATGAAAAAGGTTTTTATGATGAAAATTCTCCTTTTTATCCACGTTCACCATATGGTGCTGCAAAAATTTATGGTTTCTGGATTACCAAAAACTACCGTGAGGCTTACGGAATGTTTGCCTGCAACGGTATTCTGTTCAACCACGAATCGCCGAGAAGAGGGGAAACATTCGTAACCCGTAAAATCACCATGGCTACAGCAGCTATTGCCAAAGGAAAGCAGGAATGTCTGTACTTAGGAAATCTGAATGCATTGCGTGACTGGGGACATGCCAAAGACTATGTAGAAGCTATGTGGAGAATCCTTCAGCAGGACAAACCTGAAGATTTCGTCATCGCTATGGGAGAAACTACTTCGGTAAGAGATTTTGTAAGAATGGCATTTTCTGAAATAGGTGTTGAACTGGCTTTTGAAGGAGAGAATGAATCTGAAGTGGCTAAAGTAGTATCATGCAGCAATCCTTTATATCAGTTGGAACTTGGCAAAACTGTAGTTTCCGTAGACCCTGAATATTACAGACCTACAGAAGTAGATCTTTTGATTGGTGATCCTACAAAGTCTAAAACACAGTTGGGCTGGGTGCCTCAATATGACTTGGCTGGGTTGGTGAGAGAGATGGTGGAGAGTGATTTGAAATTGTATTAG